One genomic region from Reichenbachiella ulvae encodes:
- a CDS encoding co-chaperone GroES, which produces MELTADNKLKNLIVVGDRVLIRPKKAAEKTDSGLLLPPGVREKEKIQSGYIVKAGPGYPIPMAAEEEDWKPEEEKVKYIPLQAREGDLAIFLQKESFEVMYEKEKYFIVPQSSILMLEREEELF; this is translated from the coding sequence ATGGAATTGACAGCAGACAACAAGTTGAAGAATCTAATAGTAGTAGGGGATCGCGTACTCATCCGACCTAAGAAGGCAGCGGAAAAAACCGATAGTGGGTTGCTATTGCCTCCAGGTGTGAGAGAAAAAGAAAAAATTCAGAGTGGGTATATAGTAAAAGCAGGTCCCGGCTATCCAATTCCAATGGCCGCAGAAGAAGAGGATTGGAAACCAGAAGAAGAAAAGGTGAAGTACATTCCATTGCAGGCAAGGGAAGGTGACCTGGCGATCTTTTTACAGAAGGAATCTTTTGAGGTAATGTATGAAAAAGAGAAATATTTCATCGTACCGCAGTCTTCTATCTTGATGTTAGAGCGAGAAGAAGAATTATTCTAG
- a CDS encoding aldose 1-epimerase family protein, with protein MKYSIENELFKVEVKEQGAELCSMQSKKTGREYIWQADPEIWGSSAPVLFPNIGNLKGGEYLFNGQKYQLPKHGIVRNNPKVSLINKSQSRISFSLGHDEESLKIFPFEFEFKINFLLNGNRLQVFHEVVNTGKDPMIFSLGGHPAFNCLWEEGEKLSDYFIEFAKAETASIAQLGDNGLLKKKEIPFLKDQKDLFLNESLFDNDALIFTELNSSEIAIKSKKSKTKIQMNFGDFPFLGIWSKPKAPYVCLEPWDGLPDYEDSNQEWQKKIGNHKLMPGNTYYASYQIQILEDK; from the coding sequence GTGAAATACAGCATTGAGAACGAGTTATTCAAAGTTGAGGTCAAGGAACAGGGAGCTGAACTTTGTAGCATGCAATCGAAGAAAACAGGTAGAGAGTACATCTGGCAGGCTGACCCAGAAATTTGGGGTAGCTCAGCACCTGTACTATTTCCTAACATAGGCAATTTGAAAGGAGGAGAGTATCTCTTCAATGGCCAAAAATATCAACTTCCCAAACATGGTATTGTTCGTAACAATCCCAAGGTGTCGTTGATCAACAAGTCTCAAAGCAGAATTTCCTTTAGTCTGGGTCATGACGAAGAAAGTTTGAAGATCTTTCCTTTCGAGTTTGAATTCAAAATCAATTTTCTTCTCAATGGCAACAGACTTCAGGTTTTTCATGAAGTAGTAAATACAGGCAAAGACCCTATGATCTTTTCACTAGGTGGCCATCCTGCCTTTAATTGTCTTTGGGAAGAAGGCGAAAAGCTATCCGACTACTTCATCGAATTTGCCAAAGCGGAAACTGCCTCAATCGCTCAACTGGGAGATAATGGTCTGTTAAAAAAGAAAGAAATCCCCTTTCTCAAAGACCAAAAAGATCTGTTTCTGAACGAAAGCCTTTTTGACAATGATGCATTGATATTTACGGAACTAAATTCATCAGAAATAGCAATCAAGTCCAAAAAGAGCAAAACCAAAATCCAAATGAACTTTGGAGATTTTCCGTTTCTAGGAATATGGTCGAAACCTAAAGCTCCTTACGTTTGTCTGGAGCCGTGGGACGGACTACCTGATTATGAAGACAGCAATCAGGAATGGCAAAAGAAGATTGGTAATCATAAATTGATGCCAGGCAATACTTACTATGCCTCCTACCAAATCCAGATATTAGAGGACAAATAA
- a CDS encoding YciI family protein, with protein sequence MFIINLSYKVPLDTVDQHLHDHVSYLNENYAAGNFLASGRKEPRTGGIILAKANSLKELETIIAKDPFHQHELADYEITEFVASRAGDGLESLINK encoded by the coding sequence ATGTTTATAATCAACCTAAGCTACAAAGTACCTCTGGATACTGTAGACCAGCATTTGCATGATCATGTCAGTTATTTAAATGAAAACTATGCCGCTGGAAATTTCCTTGCTTCTGGAAGAAAAGAACCCCGAACAGGAGGAATCATTTTGGCTAAAGCCAACAGTCTGAAAGAATTAGAGACAATAATCGCAAAGGATCCCTTTCATCAACATGAGCTTGCCGACTATGAGATCACCGAATTTGTGGCGAGCAGAGCAGGTGACGGCCTAGAAAGTCTGATTAACAAGTAA